Below is a genomic region from Ancylomarina subtilis.
AGCGAATACGCTCTGTAATCCTATTAAACACAGGATTAACATCGAAAACATTCTTTTTTTCATAAATTTTAAGTTAGTGGTTAATTAACATTTATTGACACATCGCATCTTATACTGATCTTGGATAACTGCTAAGAAAAATATAAAAGCGATGTATAATTCACTAATAATCGGATAAAAGCCTTTAGAAAATGGGCATTACATCTTCTTATAGAACTTTTAAATTCGATTAAGCGTCACCAAAATTGTGAAAAATTCTTAAATATTCAAAGTATTTAAAAGAACAATGCTACAAATTATATTAACATTTAAAATCCAAGAAGAAAGATCATAATCATTTAATTAAGTTTGAATTAATATCATAAATATTCTTACAACCTCTAAATGTTCGCTATACTAGCTTAAATGCTATCCTTAGATCATATTTCTTCATTTGGGTTTCGAATAATTGTAATCTCTTTTTTTTATTTAAATTTGTATTTAAATTCAAACTAAATAAGAAAATAACGAATATGGCTTATATAATAGATCTAAAAGGGAAGTCTCCAAAAATGGGGAAAGATTGTTTCCTTGCTCCTAATGCGAGTATTATTGGAGATGTTGAAATGGGGGATGGATGCAGCATCTGGTTCGGAGCAGTTCTCCGTGGTGATGTGCATTACATTAAGATTGGGAACAATGTAAATATTCAAGACAATGCAACCATTCATGCTACATACCAAAAGTCACCAACCAATATTGGCAATAATGTATCAATTGCACACAATGCTGTTGTTCATGGCTGTACAATCAAGGATAATGTTCTAATTGGGATGGGCGCCGTTGTCTTAGATGATGCTGTCATTGAATCAAACTCAATCATTGCTGCCGGTTCAGTGGTAACCAAAGGAACACATGTGGAATCAGGGAGTGTCTATGCAGGTTCTCCTGCCAAGAAAATAAAAGAAATGAGCCCTGATTTACTTGAAGGGGAAATCAATCGTATTGCCAACTCATACGCAATGTATGCAAGTTGGTACGAATAAATAAATCAATTAGTAGTGGTGAATATTAATCTCTAATCACCACTGCTAATTCATAGCAATGTGTTGTGCTTTTAATTTACGATTAAGAAAAACACTGGCTTTCTCTTCGAAATCTGAAATAGACTCTGTCGTGTAGAATTTCAACTCTCCCTTCTTTGAGCAGACTTTATCAATTTCTGGGTGACGCTCCAAGTAATCAATCAAACGATTTGCAACGATTTGCCCTTGTGATATAAGCTGTATGTTATCTGGGAGAAAGTTTCTAATTTCAGTCTTAAGGATAGGATAATGTGTACAAGCCAAAATAAGCGTATCAATCTGTCTATCTTTAGCTAAAAGAGAATCGATATGTTTTTTTATAAAATATCGCCCCCCCTCATTCTCAAACTCCCTATTTTCAACCAAAGGGACCCAAGTCGGACAAGCTTCCTGCGTGACAATAAAATCAGGATACAATTTAGCCATCTCCATCAGATAAGATTCAGAGCGCACAGTTCCGACTGTTCCTAATACGCCTACATGCTTTGATTGGCTTAAAGCACCTAAGGCCTCAACACTGGGGCGAATAACGCCTAATACTCTTCTATTGGGTGCTAATCGGGGTAAGTCTCTCTGCTGAATGGTTCGCAAAGCTTTTGCAGAAGCAGTATTACAAGCCAAGATAACCAACTGACAGCCCATCGAAAATAACTTCTCAACTGCCTGAAGCGTATATTCGTAGATTACATCAAACGAACGCGTTCCATAGGGTGCTCTGGCATTATCTCCCAAATAAATAAAATCATATTCCGGCATATTATTTATCAACTCATCAAGAACTGTTAATCCCCCATAACCTGAATCAAAAACACCAATCGAACATTTAGAATTGGAAGCTGGACACGAACTATTTTTCATTGAAGCTCAAATAAATATTACCTAATAATACGCAAAAAGGTAGACCTTATCACTAAGCCTACCTTTTGAAATTTCATCATTTGCCTAAGCAAATTAATCGATCTACTGAATACCAAGCTTAGCTTTAACTAATGGCATAATGTCAATACTTGTTGCAGAATTGAATAATACAACACCTGTACTAAGATCCAACACATAAGTAAATCCGTTTTCTTCACCAACTTCCTTAATAGCTTGAGAAGCCTTGTCAAAAATTGGTTTCAACAACTCTTGTCTTGTAGTTTGAATTTTATTTTGTGCAAATTGATCAAAAGTTTGCATACGGTTCTGCAAATCCTGAATAGCTTTTTCTCTATCAGCACGAATTGCATCAGACAATGTTTCTCTTTCAGCAACATATGCCTCTACTAATTTTTGATATTCGGCCTGCATAGCCTTAATCTGTGTATCGAACTCCTTAGCCTTAGTTTCAATTTGCTTTTGCGCGGCATCCTTCTCTGGCATAATAGCTAAAAGCTTAGAAGAATCGATATGACCTAACTTAAGAGTCTGAGCAAAAGTATTAGCGCTAGTCAAAAGCACTACTGCTAACAAAGTAACTTTTAAAATTCTTTTCATTTGGTTTCTTTTTTAGATATGACGATGAATCAGATTTATAGATACTGAATTCAAACTCATAGTTTTATTGTTTATTTACTCTTATTCCTAATTTATAAAGAACCTTATCACTAAGATCAAATTTATTATTACTATAAATGATTGTTGGTCCATTAGCTTTATCAATAATCATTCCATAATTTCCAGCCTTGGCAATTTCTTTTATCGTATCGTAAATATCATCCTGAATAGGTCGAACTAAATCTTGTCTCTTTTTATAAAGCAAACCTTCTTGCCCAAAATACTTATTCTGCAATTTCTGCGCCAAAGCCTCCCGCTCAAGAATCTCTTTTTCCTTTTTTGTCTTCAGCTCTGGAGATAAAAACACCTGATCTTTACGTAATTTTGCATGCAAGCTCTTTATTTCAAGATAAACAGCCTCAATCTCAGATTGCCACTTTGCCGAACTTTCATTCAATTGATCTTGTGCCGACTTATAATCAGGCATGTGATCCAGAATATATGCTGTATCAACAAATCCATATCTCTGTTGTTGCGCTTTTAAACTTGAGCT
It encodes:
- a CDS encoding gamma carbonic anhydrase family protein; translated protein: MAYIIDLKGKSPKMGKDCFLAPNASIIGDVEMGDGCSIWFGAVLRGDVHYIKIGNNVNIQDNATIHATYQKSPTNIGNNVSIAHNAVVHGCTIKDNVLIGMGAVVLDDAVIESNSIIAAGSVVTKGTHVESGSVYAGSPAKKIKEMSPDLLEGEINRIANSYAMYASWYE
- the murI gene encoding glutamate racemase, which gives rise to MKNSSCPASNSKCSIGVFDSGYGGLTVLDELINNMPEYDFIYLGDNARAPYGTRSFDVIYEYTLQAVEKLFSMGCQLVILACNTASAKALRTIQQRDLPRLAPNRRVLGVIRPSVEALGALSQSKHVGVLGTVGTVRSESYLMEMAKLYPDFIVTQEACPTWVPLVENREFENEGGRYFIKKHIDSLLAKDRQIDTLILACTHYPILKTEIRNFLPDNIQLISQGQIVANRLIDYLERHPEIDKVCSKKGELKFYTTESISDFEEKASVFLNRKLKAQHIAMN
- a CDS encoding OmpH family outer membrane protein, whose translation is MKRILKVTLLAVVLLTSANTFAQTLKLGHIDSSKLLAIMPEKDAAQKQIETKAKEFDTQIKAMQAEYQKLVEAYVAERETLSDAIRADREKAIQDLQNRMQTFDQFAQNKIQTTRQELLKPIFDKASQAIKEVGEENGFTYVLDLSTGVVLFNSATSIDIMPLVKAKLGIQ
- a CDS encoding OmpH family outer membrane protein, with the protein product MMKYLICVFSFFLLGSSSLKAQQQRYGFVDTAYILDHMPDYKSAQDQLNESSAKWQSEIEAVYLEIKSLHAKLRKDQVFLSPELKTKKEKEILEREALAQKLQNKYFGQEGLLYKKRQDLVRPIQDDIYDTIKEIAKAGNYGMIIDKANGPTIIYSNNKFDLSDKVLYKLGIRVNKQ